The DNA segment GGAAATTGCGGTgcatataaaactaagaaccCAAGTGAGCAAAATATAGCCTTGGTTTAAATAGGTATAGTGAGTCAAGCTTAAATCAAGCAATGTTTTTATGCTaatgcaattatttataagtgaattttttaaaagtgtcTTCAAACAAATATgtgcttataaataattttgatacttACTGcaattatcattataaaattatctaagAATCCGAATCCAATAAAAGGTATTGAGTTTGCCAATGATACtgtaaaaatgaattatgttattaaccagttaaaattaacagaggattatgtttttattattttcacattGGGTGGATAAAATATCaggataatttattaaaaggggATATTGTTGAAATTGTCTATTCCCAATTTCATTGTTTATTAACAATGAAAGAACATTtaacacaaacacaaaaaatatatatatatatgtttatcaaGTATGACTATTTGTAATCTCTTAGAtaacaaagttaaaaaatacataaatcacaggtacttttaaaaaaatttaataaataaatatgctttAATCTACTTCAAATGCTTACAATGTATCAGTTCCTTTGTTGTTGGTTTAGGTACTGTAGCCGCTGAAACAATATtaagctattatttttatattgtatacagTACTTCCTAAACAAATACCAAAGGCAGTAAAAGCAAGAGATTAACATTTGACTTAGCAGTATACCTaccatatttctttttaagccAATCTTCCGGTACAGGACAGTAGGTACCAGTTGGGTCTACATCACCCAATGTCGGTACTTTGCTGGGTCTGCCAAGTTTACTTCTCCATCGCTGACCAGCCAATTTGTCTACAACAAACatacttttaatatgttttagtttgatattttattcagtAGTTCTTACGAGACTACCTTCAAAttcttctttaattatgtttgaTTCATATTCTTTTAGTGCATtcagtaatatttttctttcctCATCTTTAAGATGTAGAACAAGTTCTGTTGCGTGTACTTTTGTTAGAGGGCTTGATAACTGAGCGGATTCTTCAAAGTCTTTAGAAGTTGGGCCAAGCCCTAAATTtcgtatatttataacattaggGTGAAAGTCCTTGTTAGATTTCTGAATGCAACCGACAATAGCACTGTAACTATGACGACGCGCTTGATATTCACTTAAAACATGTTGAAActgtacattaaatattagagGTGGGGCACAACTAAACCGTTTAAttgctttaattaatttcataataaattatttacaaataagtaGATTTTTAGAGGGCTCAATTAACAATCATCATTCATGACTTATAGCAATACTGAAGCGTTCACTTCGCACGTCACTCTTTCCAGCGTGAACGAtggtaaataatgtttacaaatttacaatattacgGTTACTTTAACAATCAGTGTTAAACTATATATGCTAGCTATATCTGTGGTAGCTTAGCGCAATTCATTGATTTCCTATTTGATCTGTGATgaatttgtaaattgtataattatatctgTGATTGTATTTTTCTCTACTTGATCTGTGCAATATATCCATCTAAAAtctaataagtatttttcttctaggtaatatggtttttttttaaagttcaaacTTCAAATCCAAaacaagaaaaattaataactactagtattaaaagtaaaattaagaaataagaagttatattaaaaaccttatttataactttttaaggAATAGTGAAACATtacattattcaatatataatatttaaatccatagatttcatcttataaatgtattatatttattgaaaactaaaatttttgGGTGGAGTGTGTACAAAAAGAACAATGCATAATGTTGGAAGGACTAGTAGCTTGGGTTCTAAACAATTATCTTGGAAAATATGTAGAAAATCTCAATACAGATCAGCTAAGTGTAGCACTTTTATCAGGTAAGTAATACTTGAACATACATACTGCCAATTCTTTTTGAGGAGAATCGGATCatggatatttttaataagcaaCATCTTCTCAATCtctttaaaaaatctcaatcaatttgaaatttttaggTAAAGTCGAGCTTGAAAACCTTCCACTTAAAAAAGATGCACTGCGACATCTGGGTTTGCCGGTTGAAATAAAGGCAGGTTTTATTGGGAAGGTGCAGCTCCAGGTACCAGTACGGCAAATCCGTTCTGTTCCATGGCTCATTGCTATTGAGAAGTTGTACCTTGTTGCGGCTCCCGTTAATTTGGATGAAGTGAGTAACTTGGAATGTgtccaatatttatttatgtatctttactaattaaataatctcacataatttattcaatattgtttgataaattatttgagaATAATGTCTAATTGCAATAGTAACCATATAAAACACAAGATGagatctattttaaaaataattgaccgCACATAATTCAACTTTCAGTGGGACAGTAACGTAGAAGCATTGATTGCTCACGAGCGCAAGGTGTCTGTTCTTGATGCGCTTGAGGCACATTGGCGGGCAGAACATGAAGCCAATGACGGTGGTTATTATGCAACATCCTACTCGTCATGGCTCAATTTTGGTACTGGTTTGCTGGCCAATATTGTGGAAAATCTTCAGGTGAGAATATTGAAagcaaaaaacaaaacaacattttaCAATATGTGTGCCACAACaactgattattttttattattttatttccctatacataatatttctaatacaAGAATTGAGAGCAAATTGTCTGTCAGTGtccctttttttttaatttggggttttaaataagatattgGTAGGGAAACAAATAGGAAAtatgtattactttttttGCTTACCATTTGGGTAAAAATTTGAACAAGTTCATTGAATTTATTTGCTACATTTGTaggaaaaaatcttaattcGATTCAATcatgtttatgtattttgacTTGTTGCAGTTAAAAATCAACGACGTCCATTTTCGTTACGAGGATGCCCTCACTTGTCCGGGCCAATCGTTCGCTTGCGGCTTCACGGCCGAATCTCTGGCCGCAGAATCGTGCGACGCAAATTGGCAACGAGGCTTCACTCCGCTCTCTGAACCGTGCTCCTTCAAATTGCTCGAATTAAAAAACTTGGCAATCTACTGGGACCCTATGGCGGTTCCGTCGGGAATGCTAGCGGAATGTACAATTGTAGAGCTTACCGTGAGTATTAAGAAAAGTTTGAAATTAAGTGTGCCCAGAAAGTTCCATGTAAAGAGAATTATGATTGTGCGCAGGAGCGCATGTCCGGCACGTGGGTCTCGACGCATCGCTGGGTGCTGCGGCCGGGCGGCGGCAGCGCACGAGTGCGCCGCGAGCGCACGGAGCAGCCGCTCAGGGACCGCGCCAGGCCTCGCCTCGTCTGCCATCTCACCCTCGACGCCGTGCTGCTGCGACTCACTTCTGTGGGTGCACTGTGACTTACTGTCACATGATGATTTCGTCTATGCTTAACATCGACCTAATTTTTCTCGTGTGCGCCGTTCCAGCGACAATACGGCGAAATGTGGGGCTGCAGTCGTGGACTGGAGCGCGTGGGCCGGATCCGAGAGGCGAGGGCGTGGCGGCCGGCGGCACCGCCCCGCGGTCACGCCCGTCTCTGGTGGCAATATGCACTCAAGGCGCATCTGCCGCACCACCGCTGTAATTATTTTCCATCGCCTCGCAAGGTCACCGAACGGTGGTATCGCTGCGGCCGGCTTAAACTGTGGCTCTTCACAGGGATGGATCCGAAACCGACGTGGGAATCGTGTCTGGAGCGAGCGCGCGCGACGCGCCAGTACGTGGACATCTGCGCCAGCACGCTGGCCGATCCCGCTGCCACGCTGCATCCCGACCGCAAGCGGGCCAAAGACGACTACGAGTGGGCGAACTCTCTGGCCGTTCTCCAGCCGCTCCGAGAGGTCTCTCTTCCGTCGATCGAAGCCGGTGAGGGTGAAGGTGGAAGGCGTCTGCATGGGTCGATGTCCGCAGGTGGCGATGCGCAAGGTGCCGATGCGAAGCCCGGGCGGCGCGGAGGGGGGCGCGGGTCGCTCGGTGCTGGTGCGTTGGTTCCCACAGTGGTGGGGCTGGTACGAAGGCTCGGAACCCGCAGCGCGCCTAGAGTCCGAGATCCTGCACGTAATCGCCGACTCGCTGGAAGACCCAGCGCTGCCGCGGCGCGACGCCCTCTCCGCCCTCTTCGAGTTCACGCTGCACGCCGGCTGCCTGGACGTGTGCGCCGACTCCGACGACGACGAGGGGTACGACTCTCTCCTCACTCGCTCCTCTACGACGTCTCTACGGGTAGCAAGCGAATCACGATT comes from the Pieris brassicae chromosome 4, ilPieBrab1.1, whole genome shotgun sequence genome and includes:
- the LOC123708190 gene encoding uncharacterized protein LOC123708190, whose amino-acid sequence is MKLIKAIKRFSCAPPLIFNVQFQHVLSEYQARRHSYSAIVGCIQKSNKDFHPNVINIRNLGLGPTSKDFEESAQLSSPLTKVHATELVLHLKDEERKILLNALKEYESNIIKEEFEDKLAGQRWRSKLGRPSKVPTLGDVDPTGTYCPVPEDWLKKKYAATVPKPTTKELIHLSLANSIPFIGFGFLDNFIMIIAGDRIESGMSAYITLSTMAAAALGNTFSDVIGIGSSYYVERAAALLGFAAPALSPVQLDMPVSRRFANMGRVLGITLGCFLGMIPLLFKEDEKKETVQQ